A portion of the Acidisoma sp. PAMC 29798 genome contains these proteins:
- a CDS encoding Rne/Rng family ribonuclease, with product MTKRMLIDATHAEETRVVVLDGTRLEDFDVETSTKKQIKGNIYLAKVIRVEPSLQAAFVEYGGNRHGFLAFSEIHPDYYQIPVADRQRLLDIEAEEAQAEEDAEAAEDAAQERATTGQPAAPTPEFVSHSESGQSEPDQSELGASEPGDTAPIISEFDAMEPAFEAAVVTSAEDDAVADSDEAETDEPGDGARTRAQPMEMAREIVISREAPPEGDDVAEVEAPETVGGADANEDNNDRRPAPRFMRNYKIQEVIHRRQIMLIQVVKEERGTKGAALTTYLSLAGRYCVLMPNSPRGGGVSRKITSVADRKRLREVIKEVDMPRGMGLIVRTAGANRPKPEIRRDCEYLLRLWDDIREMTLKSVAPSLIYEEASLIKRAIRDGYTRDIEEVLVDGEEGWKAARDFMRMLTPQHASKVQLWRGSDMSLFAKNQVELQLDAMLSPTVQLKSGGYLVINQTEALVAIDVNSGRSTRERNIEETAVRTNLEAAEETARQLRLRDLAGLVVIDFIDMESRKHIGMVERRLKDALKNDRARIQVGSISHFGLMEMSRQRLRPSLNETSFVTCPHCLGIGTVRSVESSAIHILRAIEDEGARRRSAEIAVHLSGAVAMYILNHKRDRLSTIERTHGMQVILLPDDKLVPPAIRLEKIRAYVPGEAPAITGAPIAMDYAPKVEAPFIDDDEDDEEPVVTVAAPVETTGPTAGVSETTPETGAREDSAGGRRRRRRRRRGGRREENGEVSAQNGAETENGEFEAGDDDGFEAADPVPAPQEPAVPPVPVPGPDLPGEPGGPEMPPPGSPEPEIPGEPGDPSPDITPPIGPSPEMPAVFADGEGPARSRRGRRGGRGRSNRFETDATPVEPVQPELSYRGPTPANPYGGQIDALFASFDEVDTSPAPFVTKAPIQVAVERETVDEAVALADVQEEVAAEAAIAEAVLSEAVIAEPVEVAVSDETEATPVEVAPVKATRGRVARPRKAKVAVVEAEPVPVAEVEVVAESVAEVVAPAPRKRRVSTRAAKVVAEPVAEALVEPTPEPEPVVTAPVIKPVIIGEGTPAPAKRSGWWKR from the coding sequence ATGACCAAGCGAATGCTGATCGATGCGACGCACGCGGAGGAAACCCGCGTCGTTGTTCTTGATGGTACCCGTCTCGAAGATTTCGATGTCGAAACCTCGACCAAGAAGCAGATCAAGGGCAATATCTACCTCGCCAAGGTAATCCGGGTCGAACCCAGCCTTCAGGCGGCCTTTGTGGAATACGGCGGCAACCGCCATGGCTTCCTGGCCTTTAGCGAGATCCATCCCGACTATTACCAGATTCCCGTCGCCGACCGGCAGCGGCTCCTCGATATCGAAGCTGAGGAAGCCCAGGCCGAGGAAGACGCCGAGGCGGCCGAGGATGCGGCGCAGGAACGCGCCACGACCGGCCAGCCCGCCGCTCCCACGCCGGAATTCGTGTCGCACTCTGAGTCTGGCCAGTCTGAGCCTGACCAGTCTGAATTAGGCGCGTCTGAGCCTGGCGACACGGCGCCGATCATCTCGGAATTCGACGCCATGGAGCCGGCCTTCGAGGCCGCTGTAGTCACCAGCGCCGAAGATGACGCCGTCGCCGACAGTGATGAAGCCGAAACCGATGAGCCTGGGGACGGCGCCCGCACCCGCGCCCAGCCGATGGAAATGGCGCGCGAGATCGTCATCTCCCGTGAAGCTCCGCCCGAAGGCGATGACGTCGCCGAGGTTGAGGCGCCTGAGACCGTAGGCGGCGCCGATGCCAACGAAGACAACAACGATCGCCGCCCGGCGCCGCGCTTCATGCGCAACTACAAAATCCAGGAAGTGATCCATCGCCGCCAGATCATGCTGATCCAGGTGGTCAAGGAAGAGCGCGGCACCAAGGGTGCGGCACTGACGACCTATCTGTCCCTCGCCGGCCGCTATTGCGTGCTGATGCCCAATTCCCCCCGGGGCGGCGGTGTGTCGCGCAAGATCACCTCGGTCGCCGACCGCAAGCGCCTGCGCGAAGTCATCAAGGAAGTCGACATGCCGCGCGGCATGGGCCTGATCGTGCGCACGGCCGGCGCCAATCGGCCCAAGCCGGAAATTCGCCGCGACTGTGAATATCTGCTCCGTCTGTGGGACGATATTCGCGAAATGACACTGAAGTCGGTCGCGCCGTCGCTGATTTATGAGGAGGCGAGCCTCATCAAGCGCGCCATCCGTGACGGCTATACCCGCGATATCGAGGAAGTGCTGGTCGACGGCGAGGAAGGCTGGAAGGCCGCGCGCGACTTCATGCGCATGCTGACGCCGCAGCACGCCTCCAAGGTGCAGCTCTGGCGTGGCAGCGATATGTCGCTGTTCGCCAAGAACCAGGTCGAGTTGCAGCTCGACGCCATGCTGAGCCCGACCGTTCAGCTCAAATCCGGCGGCTATCTGGTCATCAACCAGACCGAGGCGCTGGTCGCCATCGACGTGAACTCCGGCCGCTCCACCCGAGAGCGGAACATTGAGGAAACGGCGGTTCGCACCAATCTCGAAGCGGCGGAAGAAACGGCACGCCAGCTGCGCCTGCGGGATCTCGCCGGTCTGGTGGTCATCGACTTCATCGACATGGAGAGCCGCAAGCATATCGGCATGGTCGAGCGCCGCCTGAAGGATGCGCTGAAGAACGACCGCGCCCGCATCCAGGTCGGTTCCATCAGCCATTTCGGCTTGATGGAAATGAGCCGGCAGCGTCTGCGGCCGTCGCTCAACGAAACCTCCTTCGTCACCTGCCCGCATTGCCTGGGCATCGGCACCGTGCGCAGCGTCGAAAGCTCGGCGATCCATATTCTGCGCGCGATCGAGGATGAGGGCGCGCGCCGCCGCTCGGCCGAAATCGCCGTTCATCTGTCCGGTGCGGTCGCAATGTATATCCTCAATCACAAGCGCGACCGCCTTTCCACGATTGAGCGCACCCACGGCATGCAGGTGATTTTGCTGCCCGACGACAAGCTGGTGCCGCCGGCGATTCGCCTGGAGAAGATCCGCGCCTATGTGCCCGGTGAGGCGCCCGCCATCACCGGTGCGCCGATCGCCATGGATTATGCGCCCAAAGTCGAGGCGCCCTTCATCGACGACGATGAGGATGACGAGGAGCCCGTCGTGACGGTCGCGGCCCCGGTGGAAACCACGGGCCCAACCGCCGGCGTTTCCGAGACGACGCCCGAGACGGGTGCCCGTGAGGACAGCGCCGGTGGCCGCCGCCGCCGCCGTCGTCGTCGTCGGGGTGGACGTCGCGAGGAGAATGGCGAGGTTTCCGCTCAGAACGGGGCCGAGACCGAGAACGGCGAGTTCGAAGCCGGTGACGATGATGGCTTCGAGGCCGCCGATCCGGTGCCCGCGCCGCAGGAGCCGGCCGTTCCGCCGGTGCCCGTTCCTGGCCCCGACCTTCCCGGTGAGCCCGGCGGCCCCGAAATGCCGCCACCCGGATCGCCCGAGCCCGAGATTCCCGGTGAACCCGGCGATCCGAGCCCGGACATCACGCCGCCGATCGGGCCAAGCCCCGAGATGCCGGCGGTCTTCGCCGATGGCGAAGGTCCTGCCCGCAGCCGTCGTGGCCGTCGTGGCGGCCGCGGCCGCAGCAATCGCTTCGAGACTGACGCCACGCCGGTCGAGCCCGTGCAGCCCGAGTTGAGCTATCGCGGCCCGACGCCAGCGAATCCCTATGGCGGTCAGATCGACGCCTTGTTCGCGAGTTTCGATGAAGTCGATACTTCTCCCGCGCCCTTCGTGACCAAGGCACCGATCCAGGTTGCCGTGGAGCGTGAGACGGTGGATGAGGCGGTCGCTTTGGCCGACGTGCAGGAAGAGGTCGCGGCCGAAGCCGCCATCGCCGAGGCAGTTCTGTCCGAGGCCGTGATCGCGGAGCCTGTGGAAGTCGCCGTTTCGGACGAGACGGAAGCGACCCCGGTTGAGGTTGCTCCCGTGAAAGCGACACGTGGTCGGGTCGCGCGTCCTCGTAAGGCCAAGGTCGCGGTGGTTGAAGCCGAG
- a CDS encoding N-acetylmuramoyl-L-alanine amidase family protein, which translates to MTDARSEFPRPRVTERRLLLGTGVSATVLLPAWLHPAIAWAASHKHKHHPAAEAKASRTPPPVVMLDPGHGGKDPGAIGVAGTYEKHVALAAAHDLKTRLEAGGRYRVVMTRSGDRFIPLEDRVGLAQQHGADLFVSMHADSVPDHSVRGASVYTLSTNASDKQTAGLAIRENSADRFAGHGFTGVSPDVARILASLVGQETRLGSANLQLDMVRSLADDIEVLPSPSRHAAFVVLKSAEIPSVLVEMGFMSNFKDETALRQQAHRGKITLAMSNAVDAWFLARQSGRMAG; encoded by the coding sequence ATGACGGATGCCCGCTCTGAATTCCCCCGGCCCCGCGTGACGGAGCGAAGGTTGCTCCTCGGCACGGGTGTGAGCGCGACGGTGCTGCTTCCCGCGTGGTTGCACCCCGCCATCGCCTGGGCCGCCAGCCACAAGCATAAGCATCACCCCGCCGCCGAAGCGAAAGCCAGCCGCACCCCGCCGCCGGTGGTGATGCTTGACCCAGGCCATGGCGGTAAAGACCCCGGCGCCATCGGTGTCGCAGGCACCTATGAAAAGCATGTCGCCCTCGCCGCCGCCCATGACCTCAAGACCAGACTCGAGGCCGGCGGGCGCTACCGCGTGGTGATGACGCGGTCCGGCGATCGGTTCATTCCGCTGGAGGACCGCGTCGGCCTCGCCCAACAGCATGGCGCCGACCTTTTCGTGTCGATGCATGCCGATTCGGTGCCCGATCACTCGGTGCGCGGCGCCAGCGTCTATACGCTGTCGACGAATGCCTCCGACAAGCAGACGGCGGGTCTGGCGATCCGCGAAAACAGTGCCGATCGCTTCGCCGGTCATGGCTTCACCGGCGTGTCGCCTGACGTGGCGCGCATCCTGGCCAGCCTCGTCGGGCAGGAAACCCGCCTCGGTTCCGCCAACCTCCAGCTCGATATGGTGCGCAGTCTGGCGGACGATATCGAGGTCCTGCCAAGCCCCTCCCGCCACGCGGCCTTCGTGGTCCTGAAATCGGCAGAAATCCCCAGTGTTCTGGTCGAGATGGGGTTCATGTCCAATTTCAAGGACGAGACCGCCCTGCGCCAGCAGGCGCATCGCGGCAAAATCACCCTCGCGATGTCGAACGCCGTGGATGCCTGGTTCCTCGCACGGCAGTCAGGACGGATGGCCGGCTAG
- the prfB gene encoding peptide chain release factor 2 (programmed frameshift), whose amino-acid sequence MSAESDSLAEQIKQSVALLRRHLDWDVAVSRLEELNASAENPALWNDARAAQVMMRERTHLQTNIDAVRLIETELDDTVDMIEMAEAEADAAMVAESLKTLTRLGNEVKLREIESLLSGEADSYDAYLEINAGAGGTEAQDWAEMLQRMYMRWAEKHGYKIQILETSEGEQAGIKSATLQVTGPSAYGWLKTEAGVHRLVRISPFDSAARRQTSFASVYVYPVVDDTIEIDINPADLKVDTFRASGAGGQHVNKTESAIRITHVPSGIIVACQTDRSQHRNRATAMAMLKARLYERELQKQEDAAAAAASNKTDIGWGHQIRSYVLAPYQLVKDLRTNVEKGNPAAVLDGDLDEFMAAALAARVGATRSEASAAAR is encoded by the exons ATGTCAGCTGAATCAGACTCCCTCGCCGAACAGATCAAGCAGTCCGTCGCACTGCTAAGGAGGCATCTT GACTGGGATGTCGCTGTTTCCCGCCTCGAAGAGCTGAACGCTAGCGCTGAAAACCCCGCCCTTTGGAATGATGCCAGAGCGGCGCAGGTGATGATGCGCGAGCGGACCCATCTGCAAACCAATATCGACGCCGTCCGCCTGATCGAGACGGAGCTGGACGATACCGTCGACATGATCGAGATGGCCGAGGCTGAGGCCGACGCCGCCATGGTCGCCGAGTCCCTCAAGACGCTCACCCGCCTTGGCAACGAGGTGAAGCTGCGCGAGATCGAGAGCCTGCTTTCGGGCGAGGCGGATAGCTACGACGCCTATCTCGAAATCAACGCCGGCGCCGGCGGTACCGAGGCGCAGGACTGGGCCGAGATGCTGCAACGCATGTACATGCGTTGGGCGGAGAAGCACGGCTACAAAATCCAGATCCTCGAAACCTCCGAGGGCGAGCAGGCCGGCATCAAGTCCGCCACACTTCAGGTCACGGGTCCGAGCGCCTATGGCTGGCTGAAGACAGAGGCCGGCGTGCATCGGCTGGTGCGCATCAGCCCCTTCGATTCGGCGGCGCGGCGGCAGACCAGTTTTGCCAGCGTCTATGTCTATCCGGTTGTGGACGACACCATCGAGATCGACATCAATCCCGCCGACCTGAAGGTCGATACCTTCCGAGCCTCCGGCGCCGGCGGCCAGCACGTCAATAAAACGGAAAGCGCGATCCGCATCACGCATGTGCCCAGCGGCATCATCGTGGCCTGCCAGACCGATCGCAGCCAGCATCGCAACCGGGCGACGGCGATGGCCATGCTGAAAGCGCGACTCTATGAGCGGGAGTTGCAGAAGCAGGAAGATGCGGCGGCAGCGGCGGCCTCCAACAAGACCGATATCGGCTGGGGCCATCAGATTCGCAGTTATGTGCTGGCGCCGTATCAGCTTGTGAAGGACCTTCGCACGAACGTCGAGAAGGGCAATCCGGCGGCGGTGTTGGACGGCGACCTGGATGAATTCATGGCGGCGGCGCTCGCCGCCCGGGTTGGCGCGACCCGCAGCGAAGCGAGTGCGGCGGCGCGATAA
- a CDS encoding HlyD family secretion protein, whose product MADDQPETPRQDGDKGTDQGGQPDKTADKTGSSANQKQPNQNTESKTDGDQRSPEQKRRDERKARRRKIVIRLIFLVILVVAAIGAFLYWFSTRNLIDTDDAFTDGRAISIAPRIAGRVTALLVNDNQRIKKGDVIIQLDPRDYQTALTRAAGQLAQAKAQLANAQLALDKASTTYPAQLLSAQGSLEQAQGNLTNAQSDFRRQHAVSRAATTQQQVDQSTASLRQAEGQVKVAQAQVDSASVVQQNIDQAKAQVDQLRGQVQQAQGQYDQAKLNVSYTTVRAPQDGWVTRRNVESGDYLTTGQTIMNLVAPDVWVTANFKENQLDRMRPDQVVDITVDAYPGLKLRGHVDSVQMGSGSRFSAFPAENATGNFVKIVQRVPVKIDIDSGLDPNLPLPLGLSVNPTVKVKDYIQHAQPSEQTQP is encoded by the coding sequence ATGGCCGATGACCAGCCCGAGACCCCGCGCCAAGATGGCGATAAGGGAACCGATCAGGGCGGCCAGCCTGACAAGACTGCCGACAAGACGGGCAGCTCGGCGAACCAGAAGCAGCCCAATCAGAACACCGAGTCCAAGACCGATGGGGATCAACGCTCTCCTGAGCAGAAACGCCGCGACGAGCGCAAAGCACGGCGTCGCAAGATCGTCATCCGGCTGATCTTCCTCGTCATTCTGGTCGTCGCGGCGATCGGCGCCTTTCTCTATTGGTTCTCCACCCGCAACTTGATCGATACCGACGACGCCTTCACGGATGGTCGTGCCATCAGCATCGCGCCGCGCATCGCGGGTCGGGTCACGGCGCTTTTGGTGAACGACAACCAGCGCATCAAGAAGGGCGATGTGATCATCCAGCTCGATCCGCGCGACTATCAGACGGCGCTCACCAGGGCCGCCGGCCAATTGGCACAGGCCAAGGCGCAACTTGCGAATGCGCAACTCGCCCTCGACAAGGCATCGACCACCTATCCCGCGCAGCTCCTGTCGGCTCAGGGCTCGCTGGAGCAGGCGCAGGGCAATTTGACGAATGCGCAAAGCGACTTCCGCCGCCAACATGCCGTGTCTCGCGCGGCGACCACGCAGCAGCAGGTCGATCAATCGACGGCGAGCCTGCGACAGGCCGAAGGCCAGGTGAAGGTCGCCCAGGCGCAGGTCGATAGCGCGAGCGTCGTGCAGCAGAACATCGATCAGGCGAAGGCCCAGGTGGATCAGCTGCGAGGCCAGGTCCAGCAGGCGCAGGGCCAGTACGATCAGGCCAAGCTCAATGTGTCCTACACCACGGTGCGCGCCCCGCAGGATGGCTGGGTCACGCGGCGCAATGTCGAATCCGGTGACTACCTGACGACCGGTCAGACGATCATGAACTTGGTGGCGCCCGATGTTTGGGTCACCGCCAATTTCAAGGAAAACCAGCTCGACCGCATGCGGCCCGACCAGGTGGTTGACATCACGGTCGATGCTTATCCGGGGCTTAAGCTGCGCGGCCATGTCGATAGCGTGCAAATGGGGTCCGGCAGCCGCTTCAGCGCCTTTCCGGCCGAGAATGCGACCGGCAACTTCGTCAAGATCGTGCAACGCGTGCCGGTGAAGATCGATATCGACAGCGGTCTCGATCCCAATCTTCCGCTGCCGCTCGGCCTGTCCGTCAACCCAACTGTGAAGGTCAAGGACTACATCCAGCACGCGCAGCCGAGCGAGCAGACGCAGCCGTGA
- a CDS encoding penicillin-binding protein 1A, translating to MAPRTVTGGGNGGRGNGSGGKPPREPGRDDRAPRRDPRARAQKKRRGGAGLIAARTVTGLFALAALLVVGGGVGGYAAFRYYTADLPSIDGLRNYQPPVMSRVYASDMQLVSELATERRIYTPFADIPPLLAQAFISAEDQNYWHHPGIDPAAILRAGVTDIMHLGSGHRPIGASTITQQVAKNILLGNQINFARKVQEAVLAVRIDRAMTKQRVLEIYLNEIYLGEQSYGVTAAAAAYFAKPLEQLTVAEDAMLASLPKAPNNYDPYKAPQAAMTRRNWVIDRMANDGAITQAQAAAAKAEPLLAHASGRPATVPGAGYFADAIRQQLVALFGDKRTTDGGLVVHTSLDPALQAAAENSLRRGLMEYDRSHDGWRGPVSHITVTPGTDDWQPQLGKVTPPGGMLDNWRLAVVLSTSPLKAQLGWLTPNLRHTPLGAANIGTLSLSTVRWARHAGNDGANLGPAPRRMADVVTPGDVVMIEPTDGSATEVSLRQIPQVQGSLVTMDPLTGRVLAMVGGWSYGLSQFNRVTQAQRQPGSGFKPLVYLTAMEQNIPPDASVLDAPFVVNMAGGGQYRPGNYEDDFLGPIPIHQALEQSINLATLHLAARVGLPAVAKTAQDFGVVDKMPLIYPAVLGAMETTMMKLATAYAGFSQMGRQVTPSLIDRVEDNQGNVIYRAPAITCANCDQPSPDHAPALTYSGAQIADPQSTYQLVTMMKGVMLRGTGRVADTGLAAWQPAGKTGTTEDFQDAWFTGFTPTRLTSVWVGFDNPQSLGDNEQGATVAGPIWNRVMTFALKDEPQIPFTMPSGITLRDTGGISEAFKTNPGPMAGGVAAEAGVSDTNAGDVTGGDGNASVPAAPGTGSTASNTGGAMDNAVGGLY from the coding sequence ATGGCGCCGCGCACTGTCACGGGTGGGGGCAATGGCGGCCGTGGCAACGGCAGTGGTGGCAAGCCGCCGCGAGAGCCCGGCCGTGACGATCGTGCCCCCCGTCGGGATCCGCGCGCCCGCGCCCAGAAGAAGCGGCGCGGCGGCGCCGGCTTGATCGCGGCCCGCACCGTGACCGGCTTGTTCGCCCTCGCGGCCCTGCTGGTCGTGGGCGGTGGCGTCGGCGGCTATGCGGCGTTCCGCTATTACACGGCCGATCTGCCAAGCATCGATGGCCTGCGCAACTATCAGCCGCCGGTGATGAGCCGCGTCTATGCCAGCGATATGCAACTGGTCTCCGAACTCGCGACCGAGCGCCGCATCTACACCCCCTTCGCCGATATTCCGCCCCTCCTCGCCCAGGCCTTCATCTCGGCCGAGGATCAGAATTACTGGCATCATCCGGGCATCGACCCGGCGGCGATCTTGCGCGCCGGCGTGACGGACATCATGCATTTGGGCAGCGGCCACCGGCCGATCGGTGCCTCCACCATCACTCAGCAGGTCGCCAAAAACATCCTGCTCGGCAACCAAATCAACTTCGCCCGCAAGGTGCAGGAGGCGGTTCTGGCGGTGCGTATCGATCGCGCCATGACCAAGCAGCGGGTGCTGGAAATCTACCTCAACGAAATCTACCTCGGTGAGCAATCCTACGGCGTCACCGCCGCAGCCGCCGCCTATTTCGCCAAGCCCCTCGAGCAATTGACCGTCGCCGAAGACGCGATGCTGGCCTCTCTGCCCAAGGCGCCGAACAACTATGACCCGTACAAGGCGCCACAGGCCGCTATGACCCGCCGTAATTGGGTGATCGACCGCATGGCGAATGATGGTGCCATCACCCAGGCGCAGGCGGCGGCCGCCAAGGCCGAGCCGCTGCTGGCCCATGCCAGCGGCCGGCCCGCAACAGTGCCCGGCGCCGGCTATTTCGCGGATGCCATCCGTCAGCAACTGGTGGCGCTGTTTGGGGATAAGCGCACCACCGATGGCGGGCTCGTGGTTCATACCAGCCTCGACCCCGCACTGCAGGCGGCGGCGGAGAACTCGCTGCGGCGCGGCCTGATGGAATACGACCGCAGCCATGACGGCTGGCGCGGCCCGGTAAGCCACATCACCGTCACACCCGGCACCGACGATTGGCAGCCACAACTCGGCAAAGTCACGCCGCCCGGCGGGATGCTGGACAATTGGCGCCTCGCCGTTGTGCTCAGCACCAGTCCGCTCAAGGCGCAGCTCGGCTGGCTTACGCCGAACCTGCGCCATACGCCCCTCGGCGCGGCGAATATTGGCACGCTCAGCCTCTCAACCGTCCGCTGGGCGCGCCATGCGGGCAATGACGGCGCCAATCTCGGCCCCGCGCCGCGTCGGATGGCAGATGTCGTTACCCCCGGCGATGTCGTCATGATCGAACCGACGGACGGGTCGGCGACCGAAGTCAGCCTGCGGCAAATCCCACAGGTTCAGGGATCGCTGGTCACCATGGATCCACTGACCGGCCGCGTGCTGGCGATGGTCGGCGGCTGGAGCTATGGCCTCAGTCAGTTCAACCGCGTGACCCAGGCGCAACGCCAACCCGGCTCGGGCTTCAAGCCGCTCGTGTACCTCACCGCCATGGAGCAGAATATCCCGCCTGACGCCTCGGTTCTCGACGCGCCTTTTGTGGTGAACATGGCCGGCGGTGGCCAGTATCGACCGGGCAATTACGAGGATGATTTCCTCGGCCCGATCCCGATCCATCAGGCGCTGGAACAGTCCATCAACCTCGCTACCTTGCATCTCGCGGCGCGCGTCGGGCTGCCCGCCGTCGCCAAGACGGCACAGGATTTCGGCGTGGTCGATAAGATGCCGCTGATCTATCCGGCGGTGCTCGGCGCCATGGAAACGACCATGATGAAGCTCGCCACCGCTTATGCGGGCTTCAGCCAGATGGGCCGCCAAGTGACGCCGAGTCTGATCGACCGTGTCGAGGACAATCAGGGCAATGTCATCTACCGCGCGCCGGCCATCACCTGCGCCAATTGCGATCAGCCGAGCCCCGACCACGCCCCGGCTTTGACCTATAGCGGCGCGCAGATCGCCGATCCGCAAAGCACCTATCAGCTGGTCACGATGATGAAGGGCGTGATGCTGCGCGGCACCGGCCGCGTCGCGGATACCGGTCTCGCCGCTTGGCAGCCCGCCGGCAAGACCGGCACGACCGAGGACTTCCAGGACGCCTGGTTCACCGGTTTCACGCCGACCCGCCTGACCTCCGTCTGGGTCGGTTTCGACAATCCGCAAAGCCTGGGTGACAACGAACAGGGTGCGACGGTCGCTGGCCCGATCTGGAACCGGGTCATGACCTTCGCCTTGAAGGACGAACCGCAGATCCCCTTCACGATGCCCAGCGGCATTACGCTGCGCGATACCGGAGGAATTTCAGAAGCCTTCAAGACCAATCCCGGCCCCATGGCCGGCGGCGTAGCGGCCGAGGCTGGCGTGTCCGACACCAATGCCGGGGATGTCACGGGGGGCGACGGCAATGCCTCGGTGCCTGCCGCACCCGGAACCGGGAGCACTGCCTCCAACACCGGCGGCGCCATGGACAATGCCGTGGGCGGATTGTATTAG
- a CDS encoding DHA2 family efflux MFS transporter permease subunit, with protein sequence MSGTAAAGANDASDAAWKPKGNPWLIAVVVTIAAFMEILDTTIVNVSLPHIAGSVSASYDDATWTLTSYLVANGIVLPISGFIGRVIGRKRYFLICIAMFVVCSFLCGTATSLGQLVIYRCMQGFFGGGLQPNQQSIILDTFEPKKRGAAFGVVAIAVIFAPAIGPTLGGWLTDTYSWRWIFWINIPVGAVAFFSVLALVEDPPWVKRQKARFADTDWIGLGLIALGLGCLQVMMDRGEDEDWFGSSFIVMMAVLAAVGISGAIVWLMTTDKPIVNLRVFKDRNFAVGSLMIVGIGATLYSGAVLVPQLAQQSLGYTATLAGLILSPGAVAIVLLIPFVQRVLMPRIQTRYLIAFGFFLIGSSYLYSSLIVVPTVDFGTLVRTRIFQVAGLAFLFVPASTITYSTLPRALNGDGSSLYVMLRNVAGAIGISSATAMITNREQVHQSYLQQYMTPLYQPYVQLQQTLRAAMRGLGYGADQITQMLPGTIFRDLQAQAAVLAYRDVFIYCAIAAFCVIPFTFLFSPSKSGGKGGGGH encoded by the coding sequence GTGAGCGGCACCGCCGCCGCAGGCGCCAATGATGCGTCCGACGCCGCCTGGAAGCCGAAAGGCAATCCCTGGCTGATCGCGGTGGTCGTGACGATCGCCGCTTTCATGGAGATTCTCGACACCACCATCGTCAACGTCTCGCTACCCCATATCGCGGGATCGGTGTCGGCGAGTTACGATGACGCAACCTGGACGTTGACCTCCTACCTCGTCGCCAATGGCATCGTTCTGCCCATTTCGGGCTTCATCGGCCGGGTCATCGGCCGCAAGCGCTACTTTCTGATCTGCATCGCCATGTTCGTGGTCTGCTCGTTCCTCTGCGGCACCGCGACCTCCCTCGGGCAATTGGTCATCTATCGCTGCATGCAGGGCTTCTTCGGCGGCGGCCTGCAACCCAACCAGCAATCGATCATCCTGGATACTTTCGAGCCGAAAAAGCGCGGCGCCGCATTCGGGGTGGTCGCCATCGCGGTGATTTTCGCGCCCGCCATCGGGCCCACGCTCGGCGGCTGGCTGACGGATACCTATTCCTGGCGCTGGATCTTCTGGATCAACATTCCGGTGGGCGCGGTCGCCTTCTTCTCGGTGCTGGCCCTGGTGGAGGATCCGCCCTGGGTGAAGCGGCAGAAGGCGCGGTTCGCGGATACCGATTGGATTGGCCTCGGCCTGATCGCGCTTGGGCTTGGCTGCCTGCAGGTCATGATGGATCGCGGTGAGGACGAGGATTGGTTCGGCTCCTCCTTCATCGTCATGATGGCCGTGCTGGCGGCGGTCGGCATCAGCGGCGCGATCGTCTGGCTGATGACCACCGACAAGCCAATCGTCAATCTGCGGGTCTTCAAGGACCGCAATTTCGCGGTGGGCTCGCTGATGATCGTCGGCATCGGCGCGACGCTGTATTCGGGCGCCGTCCTCGTGCCGCAACTCGCCCAACAGAGCCTTGGGTATACCGCGACCCTCGCGGGCCTGATCCTGTCGCCGGGCGCGGTGGCGATCGTTCTGCTGATCCCCTTCGTGCAGCGGGTGCTGATGCCGCGCATTCAGACGCGCTACCTGATCGCCTTCGGCTTCTTCCTGATCGGCTCGTCCTACCTCTATTCCAGCCTGATCGTCGTGCCGACGGTGGATTTCGGCACGCTTGTCCGCACCCGTATCTTCCAGGTGGCGGGCCTCGCCTTCCTGTTCGTGCCGGCGAGCACCATCACCTATTCGACCTTGCCGCGCGCCCTGAACGGGGACGGCAGCTCCCTCTACGTCATGCTGCGCAACGTTGCGGGGGCGATCGGCATTTCCTCGGCAACGGCGATGATCACCAATCGCGAGCAGGTCCATCAGAGTTATTTGCAGCAGTATATGACGCCGCTGTACCAACCCTATGTGCAGCTTCAGCAAACGCTGAGAGCCGCCATGAGGGGCCTCGGCTATGGAGCCGACCAGATCACGCAAATGCTGCCCGGCACCATCTTCCGCGATCTGCAAGCGCAGGCCGCCGTGCTCGCCTACCGCGACGTGTTCATCTACTGCGCGATTGCGGCCTTCTGCGTCATTCCGTTCACCTTCCTGTTTTCGCCCTCCAAGTCCGGAGGCAAGGGCGGCGGCGGCCATTGA